Proteins from a single region of Candidatus Parcubacteria bacterium:
- the dnaN gene encoding DNA polymerase III subunit beta (Derived by automated computational analysis using gene prediction method: Protein Homology. GO_component: GO:0009360 - DNA polymerase III complex [Evidence IEA]; GO_function: GO:0003887 - DNA-directed DNA polymerase activity [Evidence IEA]; GO_process: GO:0006260 - DNA replication [Evidence IEA]), with translation MRLISTQENLKKALSITSHGTGKNINLPILSNILIKAKKGVIELISTNLEIGIIYQLRGKIEVEGEFTVDSKIITEYINLLPGENILLEVDDNGLQVECLNYQTKIRGESAQEFPLIPNVDQSNYYYCGADELRQALNSVIFSASTSDNRVELAGVLFNFEDNELILAATDSYRLAEKKLEIKAKDDFIKQRVIVPARTIQELLRILNNYSTEGIDINNKEGVKIAVSDNQILFSIDSVELVSRLISGQYPDYQQIIPDKTQTRIKVNRADFLRAAKATAIFSKVGINDINLELASGKIIISASSGQTGESRVEISADVSGDSNEIAINYRYLVDGLNTLSGEEAIIGINSSNTPCVLTSDSDPSYCYVVMPIKQ, from the coding sequence ATGCGTTTAATAAGTACTCAAGAAAATTTAAAAAAAGCCCTTTCAATTACTAGTCATGGAACTGGTAAAAATATAAATTTACCAATCCTTAGTAATATTTTAATCAAAGCTAAAAAGGGGGTTATTGAATTAATAAGTACTAATTTAGAAATTGGTATTATTTATCAACTTCGGGGCAAGATTGAAGTTGAGGGTGAGTTTACTGTGGATTCAAAAATTATTACGGAATATATTAATTTATTACCAGGAGAAAATATTTTGTTAGAAGTTGATGATAATGGTTTACAAGTTGAGTGTTTAAATTATCAAACAAAAATTAGAGGTGAGTCGGCTCAAGAATTTCCCTTAATTCCTAATGTTGACCAAAGTAATTATTATTATTGTGGGGCTGATGAGTTACGCCAAGCTTTAAATAGTGTTATTTTTTCGGCTTCAACTAGTGATAATCGGGTGGAATTGGCGGGGGTTTTATTTAATTTTGAAGATAATGAATTAATTTTAGCCGCTACCGATAGTTATCGTTTAGCGGAAAAAAAGTTAGAAATTAAGGCCAAAGATGATTTTATTAAACAACGAGTAATTGTCCCGGCGAGAACAATTCAAGAATTACTAAGAATTTTAAATAATTATTCAACTGAAGGAATTGATATAAATAATAAAGAGGGGGTAAAAATAGCTGTTTCTGATAATCAAATTTTATTTTCTATTGATTCAGTGGAATTAGTTTCGCGGTTAATTAGTGGGCAATATCCTGATTATCAACAAATTATTCCTGATAAAACCCAAACTAGAATAAAGGTTAATCGGGCCGATTTTTTACGAGCTGCTAAAGCGACCGCAATTTTTTCTAAAGTCGGCATTAATGATATTAATTTAGAATTAGCTAGTGGAAAAATTATTATCTCCGCGTCTTCTGGTCAAACTGGTGAAAGTCGGGTGGAAATAAGTGCTGATGTTTCCGGTGATAGTAATGAGATTGCTATCAATTATCGTTATTTAGTTGATGGCCTAAATACTTTAAGTGGTGAGGAGGCAATAATCGGAATAAATAGTTCTAATACCCCCTGTGTTTTAACTAGTGATTCAGATCCGTCTTATTGTTATGTGGTCATGCCCATAAAACAATAA
- a CDS encoding transglycosylase domain-containing protein (Derived by automated computational analysis using gene prediction method: Protein Homology. GO_function: GO:0016757 - glycosyltransferase activity [Evidence IEA]), which yields MSKIKANNSQTPKMSQRKSSDRQRVYSNQNFKDVSKTKKAPDLSSHQSYKKKPRRNDTPKKTRNRQRVWLKRLIAIGLILLALLVLTGFIVVAWLGRDLPNPNQLITREIAQSTRIYDRSGQHVLYEVHGDEKRTLVSLEEIPDYVEKATIAIEDKNFYEHGGFSIWAIARTMVTNVLYNRSAGGSTLTQQFVKNAVLTNEKSITRKIKELILAQKLEKRFSKDEILQMYLNEIPYGSNAYGVQAASQKYFNKNVGDLTIAEAAVLAALPQSPSRYSPYGPNKDLLLGRKDYILGLMREQGYISESEEDQAKAQEIIFTNPETAIFAPHFVMYVKSLLSDKYGEKTLEQGGLKIITTLDYDKQKIADEVVAEITENYQEKYNANNAALVSLDPKNGQVLAMVGSRDFFNEEISGQVNVVTSPRQPGSSIKPIVYAALFEKGGYNPNTIVFDTVTDFSNYSPKNYNLKEYGPVSLRQALAGSLNISAVKVLYLAGLKSTIALAESLGYQNLSEGVGLSLVLGGAEVRLLDHANAFSALARDGEVSTPSVILKVEDKEGNILEEWKPNKRNILTSETARMVTSILIDNNARSFVFGSKNNLTLSDREVAAKTGTTNDFRDAWTIGYTPSLVTGVWVGNTDNTKMNTGADGSVIAAPIWQKFMTRALEGTPKEVFKQPKIEKTGKAILDGERPIIGELYLDSRTKMPASPNTPEEFLEIKELSDNHSILFYLDKDDPLGPAPENPEKDPQFVKWEEGIKKWAEKNWEFMSTSEQPLPPPLIEIISSSTPPDLEDTDFSTSTEIISTSTIIFPLDNIIIEE from the coding sequence ATGTCTAAAATAAAAGCAAATAACAGCCAAACCCCTAAAATGAGTCAAAGAAAAAGTTCCGACCGGCAACGAGTTTATTCTAATCAAAATTTTAAAGATGTATCTAAAACTAAAAAGGCCCCTGATTTAAGTTCCCACCAGTCTTACAAAAAGAAACCAAGACGAAACGACACCCCTAAAAAAACTCGAAATCGTCAGCGCGTTTGGTTAAAAAGACTTATTGCTATTGGTTTAATTCTTTTAGCACTTTTGGTTTTAACAGGATTCATTGTGGTTGCTTGGTTGGGTCGCGACCTTCCTAATCCTAATCAATTAATCACGCGAGAGATTGCTCAAAGTACCCGTATTTACGATCGTAGTGGTCAGCATGTTTTATATGAAGTTCATGGTGATGAAAAAAGGACCCTGGTTTCTTTAGAAGAAATTCCAGATTATGTTGAAAAAGCAACTATTGCCATTGAAGATAAGAATTTTTATGAACATGGTGGTTTTAGTATTTGGGCTATCGCCCGCACAATGGTAACTAATGTTTTATACAACCGCAGCGCTGGGGGTTCCACGTTAACTCAACAATTTGTAAAAAACGCCGTCTTAACTAATGAGAAAAGTATCACCCGAAAAATCAAAGAATTAATTTTGGCCCAAAAATTAGAAAAGCGTTTTTCTAAAGATGAGATTTTACAAATGTACCTAAACGAAATCCCTTACGGTTCTAACGCTTACGGAGTTCAAGCCGCCAGTCAAAAATACTTTAATAAAAATGTTGGTGATCTGACAATTGCCGAAGCAGCGGTTTTAGCCGCCTTACCACAATCACCGAGCCGTTACTCACCTTATGGCCCGAACAAAGATTTATTACTTGGTCGTAAAGATTATATTTTAGGCTTAATGAGAGAGCAGGGATATATTAGTGAGAGTGAAGAAGATCAGGCTAAAGCCCAAGAAATTATTTTTACTAATCCAGAAACGGCAATTTTTGCACCTCATTTTGTAATGTATGTTAAAAGCTTACTTTCTGATAAATATGGCGAAAAAACCTTAGAACAGGGGGGATTAAAAATTATTACCACTCTTGATTACGATAAACAAAAAATTGCCGACGAGGTTGTCGCTGAGATTACTGAAAATTATCAAGAAAAATATAATGCTAATAATGCCGCTTTAGTTTCTTTAGATCCTAAAAATGGTCAAGTTTTAGCAATGGTTGGTTCTCGAGATTTCTTTAACGAGGAAATCTCCGGGCAAGTAAATGTCGTCACTAGTCCTAGACAACCAGGCTCATCTATTAAACCAATTGTTTATGCCGCTCTCTTTGAAAAAGGTGGCTACAATCCTAATACAATCGTTTTTGACACGGTTACTGATTTTAGTAACTACTCACCAAAAAATTATAATTTAAAGGAATACGGCCCCGTTAGTTTGCGTCAAGCTTTAGCAGGATCTTTAAATATTTCCGCAGTTAAAGTTTTATATCTGGCCGGTTTAAAAAGTACGATTGCTTTAGCGGAGTCTTTAGGTTATCAAAATTTAAGTGAGGGGGTTGGGCTCTCTTTGGTCTTAGGTGGTGCCGAAGTTCGTTTATTGGACCACGCCAATGCTTTTAGCGCCTTAGCTCGTGACGGCGAAGTTAGCACCCCTAGCGTGATTTTAAAAGTTGAGGATAAGGAAGGAAATATCTTAGAAGAATGGAAACCAAACAAGAGAAATATTTTAACTTCCGAGACCGCCCGAATGGTAACTAGTATCTTGATTGATAATAATGCCCGTTCCTTTGTTTTTGGTTCAAAAAATAATCTAACCTTAAGTGATCGGGAGGTAGCGGCTAAAACCGGGACCACTAATGATTTTAGAGATGCTTGGACAATTGGCTACACCCCCTCTTTAGTTACTGGTGTTTGGGTTGGAAATACCGATAATACCAAAATGAATACTGGTGCTGATGGAAGTGTAATTGCGGCTCCAATTTGGCAAAAATTTATGACTCGGGCTTTAGAAGGTACACCAAAAGAAGTTTTTAAACAACCAAAAATAGAAAAAACCGGTAAAGCTATTTTAGACGGTGAGCGACCAATAATTGGTGAATTATATCTTGATAGTCGCACTAAAATGCCAGCCAGCCCTAATACTCCTGAAGAATTTTTAGAGATAAAAGAATTAAGTGATAACCACTCTATCTTATTTTATTTAGATAAAGATGATCCTTTGGGTCCCGCCCCAGAAAATCCAGAAAAGGATCCTCAATTTGTTAAGTGGGAAGAAGGAATTAAAAAATGGGCAGAAAAGAATTGGGAATTTATGTCTACTTCAGAACAACCCTTGCCACCCCCCTTGATTGAAATTATTAGTAGTAGTACACCACCTGATTTAGAAGATACTGATTTTTCCACCTCCACTGAAATAATATCCACTAGTACAATTATTTTTCCCCTTGATAACATAATAATTGAAGAGTAA
- a CDS encoding RNA methyltransferase (Derived by automated computational analysis using gene prediction method: Protein Homology. GO_function: GO:0008173 - RNA methyltransferase activity [Evidence IEA]; GO_function: GO:0016740 - transferase activity [Evidence IEA]; GO_process: GO:0001510 - RNA methylation [Evidence IEA]): MISSLDNDLVKKTVKLRTKNSYRQESGLFFIDGRREVLAAKEAGWFFETIFFSEDLAKEPLKLESLTAVSEAVFRKISFKENPDGVAAIVKRREVKLEDLKLSPQALIVVLEAVEKPGNLGAIIRSAYAAKVEVIIINDLKTDIYNPNVIRSSEGLIFKIPIVVASFKETEEFLKKKQINAYVAALKGAKVYTSLDYTSKTAFVLGSEANGLSSDWLNSGVEIIKIPMRAGMDSLNVSVATAILLFEAQRQRGFV; the protein is encoded by the coding sequence ATGATTTCCAGCTTAGATAACGATTTAGTAAAAAAGACGGTTAAGCTTAGAACAAAAAATTCTTACCGACAAGAGTCGGGTTTGTTTTTTATTGACGGGCGCCGAGAGGTTTTAGCCGCTAAAGAGGCTGGTTGGTTTTTTGAGACCATCTTTTTTTCCGAAGATTTAGCTAAAGAACCTTTAAAATTAGAAAGTTTAACTGCGGTGAGTGAGGCCGTTTTTAGAAAAATCAGTTTTAAGGAGAATCCCGACGGGGTGGCCGCAATAGTTAAACGTCGTGAAGTTAAACTTGAGGATTTAAAATTATCTCCCCAAGCTTTAATAGTAGTCTTAGAGGCAGTGGAAAAACCCGGAAATTTAGGAGCGATTATTAGAAGTGCTTACGCCGCTAAAGTAGAGGTTATAATTATCAATGATTTAAAAACTGATATTTATAACCCCAACGTAATCCGTTCCAGTGAAGGACTGATTTTTAAAATACCAATCGTAGTTGCTTCCTTTAAAGAGACTGAGGAATTTTTGAAAAAGAAACAAATCAACGCTTATGTGGCGGCTCTTAAGGGCGCGAAAGTCTACACTAGTCTGGACTATACTTCAAAGACTGCTTTTGTTTTAGGATCTGAGGCTAATGGCTTATCAAGTGATTGGTTAAATAGTGGGGTTGAAATTATTAAAATTCCCATGCGAGCGGGTATGGATTCTTTAAATGTTTCGGTGGCGACGGCAATTTTATTGTTTGAGGCGCAAAGACAGCGCGGTTTTGTTTAA
- a CDS encoding hypothetical protein (Derived by automated computational analysis using gene prediction method: GeneMarkS-2+.) produces METEKDQELSEEEIAQLEALLGFGGCNCSNCPHSCGEEPGDFSETEK; encoded by the coding sequence ATGGAAACGGAAAAAGACCAAGAGTTAAGCGAGGAAGAAATAGCGCAACTAGAAGCGCTTTTAGGCTTTGGAGGTTGTAATTGCTCCAATTGTCCACATTCTTGTGGCGAAGAACCGGGAGATTTCTCAGAAACGGAAAAATAA
- a CDS encoding YibE/F family protein (Derived by automated computational analysis using gene prediction method: Protein Homology.): MRKILYLFLSAALFLSLAVLPVEAQENNTDSNLKPAPALTAEAEVLKIIEEQEYRRNNGQVITQQNLELGILSGPFKGQIKKYYGISNLDVVSAQSYKVGDKVIVSYDQNEAGEYSFYIIDFVRTAPLFYLVILFVLVVLVIGGKKGFFSILSLVLTFFLMIKVLVPLVFRGWDPLWTGIGISFLILLVLIYLTEGWNKKSHLAIVSISISLLITALLAWIFGSSSRLSGTGNEEVIFLIETLNIPISFHRLLLASMIIGALGVLDDIVVGQIEAIAQIKEANPNLKPQTVFKMGLKLARTHLGAIINTLFLAYVSASFPLVLLFSVHQEPFLTTTQIINNENIATEIVRTLVGVVGICLAAPLATFLAAYYLDPTTKRNNP; this comes from the coding sequence ATGAGAAAAATCCTCTATTTATTTCTTAGCGCCGCCCTATTTTTATCTTTAGCTGTTCTGCCGGTGGAGGCCCAGGAAAATAATACTGACTCAAATTTGAAACCAGCCCCAGCTTTGACCGCGGAGGCCGAGGTTTTGAAAATTATTGAAGAGCAGGAGTATCGGCGCAACAACGGACAAGTTATTACTCAGCAAAACTTAGAGCTGGGAATTTTAAGCGGCCCTTTTAAAGGGCAGATTAAAAAATATTATGGTATTTCCAATTTAGATGTCGTGTCTGCCCAGAGTTATAAAGTCGGCGACAAAGTAATTGTAAGCTACGATCAAAACGAAGCTGGTGAATATAGTTTTTATATTATTGATTTTGTCCGCACTGCCCCCCTCTTTTATCTGGTAATACTTTTTGTCTTGGTAGTTTTAGTAATTGGCGGCAAAAAAGGCTTCTTTTCTATTTTATCTCTAGTCCTAACCTTCTTTTTAATGATTAAAGTTCTCGTTCCCTTAGTTTTTAGGGGCTGGGATCCGCTTTGGACGGGGATTGGGATATCTTTTTTAATCTTATTGGTGTTGATTTATTTAACTGAGGGGTGGAATAAAAAATCACATCTGGCAATTGTAAGTATTTCTATTTCTTTGCTTATCACCGCTCTTTTAGCTTGGATTTTTGGCTCTTCTTCTCGTTTATCGGGAACCGGGAATGAAGAAGTTATTTTTTTAATTGAAACTCTTAATATCCCGATTAGTTTTCATCGTCTTCTGCTCGCCTCAATGATTATTGGCGCTCTAGGGGTTTTAGATGATATAGTGGTCGGACAGATTGAGGCGATCGCACAAATAAAAGAAGCTAATCCTAATTTAAAACCACAAACAGTCTTTAAAATGGGCTTAAAACTAGCCCGCACTCATCTTGGTGCTATCATTAATACTCTATTTTTAGCTTATGTCAGCGCTTCTTTTCCTTTGGTCTTACTGTTTAGTGTTCATCAAGAACCTTTTTTAACCACCACTCAAATTATTAATAATGAAAATATCGCTACCGAAATCGTCCGCACCTTAGTTGGGGTTGTCGGTATTTGTTTGGCCGCCCCTTTAGCAACCTTTTTAGCGGCTTATTATTTAGACCCCACCACTAAGAGAAATAATCCTTAA
- a CDS encoding hypothetical protein (Derived by automated computational analysis using gene prediction method: GeneMarkS-2+.) has translation MTRRYQHLKNFVLTLIVINILAVVGAPLLRLRLFDLSESFSASLIIILLFIFLALLLGVYFKEVEKYKKTPGRFGGAFTRNF, from the coding sequence ATGACGAGAAGATATCAACATCTTAAAAACTTTGTCCTCACTTTAATTGTAATTAATATTTTAGCCGTCGTGGGAGCGCCGCTTTTAAGGTTGCGCTTATTTGATTTGTCTGAAAGCTTTTCTGCTTCTTTAATTATCATCCTGCTCTTTATTTTTCTCGCTCTTCTTTTGGGGGTTTATTTTAAAGAGGTGGAAAAATATAAAAAAACCCCAGGAAGATTTGGAGGAGCGTTTACGCGAAACTTTTAA
- a CDS encoding hypothetical protein (Derived by automated computational analysis using gene prediction method: GeneMarkS-2+.) produces MEERLRETFKYIGSINLQLEEMKKVFSNFNKYPESQKDIQAVFTHTAERILAIVPTDWVLLRIMELDQGKTLHEYFLSRGNKKIEKFKLENQDLLNGECSIGGCSIITSQQNNFNLKAFCILSTEVKDKNQQFMITSAINQLEMLFIIFNSYYYKKPTIK; encoded by the coding sequence TTGGAGGAGCGTTTACGCGAAACTTTTAAATATATTGGTTCTATTAATCTACAGTTAGAGGAGATGAAGAAAGTTTTTTCTAACTTTAATAAATATCCAGAAAGTCAAAAAGATATTCAGGCCGTTTTTACCCATACCGCCGAAAGAATTTTAGCGATTGTGCCAACCGATTGGGTCTTGTTAAGAATTATGGAGCTAGATCAAGGGAAAACTTTACACGAATATTTTCTTAGCCGCGGCAATAAAAAAATAGAAAAATTTAAATTAGAGAATCAAGACCTTCTTAATGGTGAGTGCTCCATTGGAGGTTGTTCAATTATTACTTCGCAACAAAATAATTTTAATTTGAAAGCCTTTTGTATTTTAAGCACAGAAGTTAAAGATAAAAACCAGCAATTTATGATTACCTCAGCAATTAATCAGTTGGAAATGCTCTTTATTATCTTCAACTCCTATTACTATAAAAAACCAACGATTAAGTAG
- a CDS encoding phosphomannomutase/phosphoglucomutase (Derived by automated computational analysis using gene prediction method: Protein Homology.), with translation MLKGDIFRAYDIRGIYGEDFDDAAAYRIAEAYIALRRKDNDLTQDAPLKIAVGADMRLSSPQLKAEVIKALTANGAEVYDLGLLSTPAFYFAVASEKLDGGIIVSASHNPKNWNGFKVVRAQAVPVSGDSGLLWMRDWILNEEKLSPRAGGQVHDLSGSAQKQWEHDQKYFSLENIKAQKIIADPANSMGIQYLDIIAPKLPGEFIKINSDLDGSFPAHEADPLKPENLQQLQAAVLENKADLGIATDGDGDRIFFVDEKGQLIEPAIIRGLLARSFLKDKPGAKIGYDVRPGKITEDLILASGGQAVLTRVGHSLIKEQMLKENIYFAGESSGHFFLNLPLGCFEMPNIMIMRLLEEFSKAQKPLSEYLEPYRKYYSSGEINCVVADKKAVFNLVAEKYAPGELSFLDGISVNYPDYWFNVRASNTENKIRLNLEATSPELLMEKQEEILTLLK, from the coding sequence ATGTTAAAGGGTGACATTTTTCGTGCTTACGATATTCGCGGTATTTACGGAGAAGATTTTGATGATGCCGCTGCCTACCGAATCGCCGAAGCTTATATAGCTTTGCGCCGGAAAGATAATGACTTAACTCAAGACGCGCCTCTAAAAATTGCGGTGGGAGCTGATATGCGCCTGTCCTCGCCGCAATTAAAAGCGGAGGTTATCAAGGCTTTAACCGCTAATGGAGCAGAGGTCTATGATTTAGGTTTACTTTCTACCCCCGCTTTTTATTTTGCCGTGGCCAGCGAAAAACTCGATGGCGGCATTATAGTTTCCGCTTCTCATAATCCCAAAAATTGGAATGGCTTTAAGGTGGTGCGCGCCCAAGCGGTACCGGTTTCCGGCGATAGCGGCTTACTCTGGATGCGTGATTGGATTTTAAATGAAGAAAAGCTCAGCCCCCGCGCCGGCGGCCAGGTACATGATCTTTCTGGTAGTGCCCAAAAGCAATGGGAGCATGACCAAAAATACTTCTCTTTAGAAAATATCAAAGCGCAAAAAATTATCGCCGACCCGGCTAATAGCATGGGGATACAATATTTAGATATTATCGCCCCCAAACTTCCTGGAGAATTTATTAAAATAAATTCTGATTTAGATGGAAGTTTCCCTGCTCATGAGGCGGACCCTCTAAAACCAGAAAATCTCCAGCAACTCCAAGCGGCGGTTCTAGAGAATAAAGCGGATTTAGGAATTGCCACCGATGGTGATGGCGATCGGATCTTTTTTGTTGATGAAAAGGGTCAATTAATAGAGCCGGCTATTATTCGTGGTCTACTAGCCCGCTCATTTCTTAAGGATAAACCGGGGGCCAAAATTGGTTATGATGTCCGTCCGGGCAAAATTACCGAAGATTTAATTTTAGCTAGCGGCGGCCAAGCGGTTTTAACCAGGGTCGGGCACTCTTTGATTAAAGAGCAAATGCTTAAAGAAAATATTTATTTCGCCGGTGAATCTTCCGGACACTTTTTTCTTAATCTTCCTTTAGGCTGTTTTGAAATGCCCAATATCATGATTATGCGCCTCTTGGAAGAATTTTCTAAAGCCCAAAAACCTCTAAGTGAATATTTAGAGCCCTACCGAAAATACTACAGCTCTGGCGAGATTAATTGTGTAGTGGCGGATAAAAAAGCGGTTTTTAATTTAGTGGCGGAAAAATATGCTCCCGGAGAATTAAGTTTTTTAGATGGTATTAGTGTTAACTATCCTGATTATTGGTTTAATGTTCGAGCCTCTAATACGGAAAATAAAATTCGCCTGAATTTAGAAGCGACTAGTCCGGAACTACTGATGGAAAAACAAGAAGAGATTTTAACTCTCTTAAAATAA
- a CDS encoding polymer-forming cytoskeletal protein (Derived by automated computational analysis using gene prediction method: GeneMarkS-2+.) has translation MKKLFWGLLLALPLLLVAPATHAFSVEARDNYQLPTAEIHDGNLYAAAGIINIDGEIDGDLIAAAQTLTVDGKIDGDLIAATQNLTINGEVTGSVRVVTEVANINGLVGRNVNALASTISLSPKSEIGSDLLVFGAWGNFNGLVNDSLYGGLAQATINGKVGRDVSLNLESDYENSNLFIGPDAVIGGNLNYTARKEASIENPEAIYGNTNYRLQEDKKPNWGNRVMEGFFQLAALTLIGVILLTLRKKSFVRLSATMEKKPWQTPLIGLLVLIGAPIIIFFLFFTVIGIPLALILLALYLVLVVIAAIYPAYHLGLMLGNGLNKKAVNPFLALILGLLVLVILSSIPWVGGFIAFVFVLFGLGALSLEIKENLNH, from the coding sequence ATGAAAAAACTATTTTGGGGCTTGCTTTTGGCTCTACCGCTTTTGTTGGTAGCGCCGGCCACCCACGCTTTTTCTGTTGAAGCTCGAGATAATTATCAGTTGCCAACAGCCGAAATCCACGATGGCAACTTGTATGCGGCGGCCGGAATAATTAATATTGATGGCGAAATTGACGGCGATTTAATTGCTGCTGCCCAAACCTTAACTGTAGACGGAAAAATTGATGGCGACTTAATCGCTGCTACCCAAAACCTAACTATTAATGGTGAAGTTACTGGCAGCGTCCGGGTTGTTACTGAAGTTGCTAATATTAATGGATTGGTGGGGCGCAATGTTAATGCCCTGGCCTCCACAATTAGTCTTAGTCCTAAATCGGAAATCGGTTCTGATCTTTTAGTTTTCGGGGCTTGGGGAAACTTCAACGGCTTAGTTAACGATAGTTTATATGGCGGTTTAGCGCAAGCGACAATTAACGGTAAAGTTGGTCGTGATGTTTCGCTAAATTTGGAAAGCGATTACGAAAACAGTAATTTATTTATTGGTCCGGACGCGGTTATCGGTGGTAATTTAAATTACACCGCCCGAAAAGAAGCCAGCATTGAGAACCCGGAGGCGATTTATGGCAATACCAACTACCGCTTACAAGAGGATAAAAAACCGAACTGGGGTAACCGGGTAATGGAAGGCTTTTTTCAATTAGCCGCCTTAACCTTAATCGGAGTTATCTTACTCACGCTCAGAAAGAAGAGTTTTGTCCGCTTAAGCGCCACCATGGAGAAAAAACCGTGGCAGACACCATTAATCGGACTTCTAGTCTTAATTGGAGCACCAATAATTATCTTCTTCTTGTTTTTTACAGTTATTGGCATCCCCCTAGCCTTAATATTATTGGCTCTTTATTTAGTTTTAGTGGTCATAGCAGCTATTTATCCCGCTTACCATTTAGGCTTAATGCTGGGGAACGGCTTAAACAAAAAGGCTGTCAATCCTTTTCTAGCTTTAATTTTAGGTCTTCTGGTCTTAGTTATTTTAAGCTCTATTCCTTGGGTGGGCGGATTCATCGCTTTCGTCTTCGTCTTATTTGGTTTAGGTGCCCTAAGCTTGGAGATAAAAGAAAACCTTAATCATTAA